The sequence below is a genomic window from Sorangiineae bacterium MSr12523.
GCGAGAGTGCCAACGGTTGAAGCTAACTCGATTTGCGCAATTTGCTCCTGCGGATGCAGTCACGCGCGAACGCCGACAGCTCGCCCGGTGATGCCGCGAGCGCGAGCTTTCGGTCGCGCGAAAGGGCCTTGAGCGCATATTCGAGGCGCAGGGCGTTGCCCTGGCTGGCACACCGCCGCGTAGCGAGGACCTCCAGCGGGCCGCGGCCACGCGTGTAGCGGGCGCCGGTGCCGGCGTCGTGCTGGGCCATGCGGGCGGCCACGTCGCGGGCGATGCCCACGTAAAGAGAACTGTCCGCACAGCGCGCGATGTAGACGAACCACGAGGAGGCCACGCCGCGAGACTACATGGCTCGTTCTCGTTCCGCTAAGGTGCAGCATCGAGAAAAATCATGCGCACCGTGAACGTCATTCGGTATGTGCTTCCCTTTCGCGAAGGGGGCTCCGTGCCCGCGCTGGTCGAGGCCGACGATTTGGGCCTCTACGTCGTCAAACTGCGGGGTGCCGCGCAGGGCACCAAACCGCTCATCGCCGAACTCGTCGCGGGCGAGCTCGCTCGCCTGGCAGGCCTTCGCGTGCCGGAAATCGTGCTGGCGGAGCTCGATGGCGCCCTCGCAGCCAGCGAACCGCACCGCGAGATCTGCGAGCAGCTCGAGGCCAGCGCCGGATTGAACCTCGCGCTCGACTACCTGCCCGGCAGCATCACCTTCGATCCGGTGGTGGCACCTAGGCCCGATCCCGTCACGGCTTCCCGCACCGTGTTGCTCGATGCATTCGTGGCCAACGTGGACCGTACGCCGCGCAATCCGAACCTGCTCGTGTGGCACACGCAGTTGTGGCTGATCGATCACGGCGCCTCGCTGTACTTCCATCACGGGTGGAGCCCTGCGGATCCGCTCGACGGCGTGAGCGATCCCTTCGCCGAGGTGCGCCAGCACATTCTCCTGCCCTGGGCCAAGGCGCTCGATGCCGCAGCCGCGCACTTGGCGGCCGTCTTCACCGACGAGGCGCTCGCGCGCATCGTGGAGGACATCCCGGCGGGCTGGCTCGGTCCCGAACATGGCTTTTCCGACGAGGCATCGCACCGCGCGGCCTACCTCGGGTGGCTTCACGCGCGCCGGGCGAACCTTCCCCTGCTCCTAGAGGAGGCGACCCGTGCCCTGCGCGTTTGATTACGCCATCGTGCGCGTCGTCCCGCGGGTCGAGCGCGAGGAATTCATCAACGCCGGCGTGATTGTCTTCTGCGATGCGCGCGATTACCTCGCCGCCGGCATCGCGCTCGACGAAGCGCGCCTGCTCGCGCTTTTTCGCGCCGTGGACCTCGATCTCGTGCGGCAGCACCTCGCGGCCATTCCCCTGGTCTGCGAGGGAAAAGGTCCCATCGGGCAGCTGCCGCTGCGTGAGCGGTGGCATTGGCTCACCGCCCCGCGCAGCACCATTTTGCAGGTCTCACCCCCGCACACGGGCCTCACCGATGCACCGGAGGAGGCCCTGGCGAGGTTGATGGGCACTTACTGCTGAACGTCGACCACGATGCGCGCCGGATTGGTCAGCTCGAGCACGCGGAAGTTCTTTTTCGACGCCACCCCAACGATGTACGAGGTCTCCGCCTCCCAACCCGGGCAGGACATCTTGAGCTGCTTCACCGAAGAGAGGTTCGGCTTCACGTCCACGATCGACGCCGGCGAAAACGTCGGCTGCTGCGTTTCGTAATCGTACGCGTTGGCCGGCTGGATGATCACCTCCAGCTTGGCCGCACCCGCCACCGCGACGGGATCGCCGCTCGCGCACTGCGAGGGATTGGTCGTGTAGCGAACGATGTATCCGGGGACGGCATTGCCATCGAATTCGAAGGTGGAACGATCGAAGCCCGACTGCTTGGCCACGCGCAACGTCTTGAAGTTCGGGATCGTCGCGGGACTGTGCGTCACCGTCACGGGGGCGGTGCTCCAATCCGTCGCGAGCGCGCTCTGCGTTTCCGTCTCCGCCGCAGCGCTGCTGCCGGCCAACGAGACGCCCACTGCCAACAAGATGACCCCGCCACAAAGCGAATGCTTTTTCGAGAATTTCATTTTTATTTCGTCACTTTCGTACGTGCCATTCAGGCACTCGCTGATACGAGCTCTCTCGAAATTGCTTCCTCGCGAAATCGGATATTCGACGCGATGCGACGCCCGCGTAGAATGCTACGCGTGACGATTGGCCTTTTCGACGATTCGCAGGATGGACGGCGGCCACGCGAGCCGTTGGCGGAAGGCGCCGTGCTGCTCGTGCGCTTTGCCAAAAGCATGGAGATGGAGCTCGCCGCCGCGCTGGATGCCATCATTGGCGCTGCCCCCTTTCGTCATATGATGACTCCTGGCGGATTTCGCATGTCCGTGGCCATGACCAATTGCGGCCAGGCGGGCTGGGTCACCGATGCACGCGGCTACCGCTACGATCCGATCGACCCGGAGACGGGCCGCCCATGGCCGCCGTTGCCGCCATCGTTTCTCGATCTCGCGGCGCGCGCCGCCAAGGAAGCGGGCTACGGCGGCTTCGTGCCGGACTCGTGCCTCATCAACCGGTACGAGCCGGGCTCGCGCTTGTCGCTGCATCAGGACCGCAACGAGCGCGACTTCTCCGCGCCCATCGTTTCGGTGTCGCTGGGCCTGCCGGCAACGTTTTTGTTCGGGGGCGCGCAGCGCTCGGATCGACCTCGCCGCATTCGCCTCGAGCACGGGGACATTGCGGTGTGGGGAGGGCCTTCCCGGCTCGCATTTCACGGTGTCGCGCAACTCGAAGACGGTCACCACCCGATCTTCGGCGGCCGCCGCATCAATCTGACATTCCGCAAAGCGTTGTGACGCCGGAGACCATGCGACGACTTGCCGCACTCACCTTCGGGGCGTGGCGGATCTAGAACGAAGCTTAGGAGTCCGCGCATGCCCCGACTGTTCGCAACGCTCTTCGGCCTATGCTTCACATTTATCGTGGTGACCGCATTTGCCCAACATGGCGAGGCCATGCTCGAGGGCCGGCTCCTTGCGCCGTGCTGCTGGACGCAGACGTTGGACATCCACGAGTCGCCGCTCGCCACCGAGCTGCGAACCGAAATCCATGGGCGGCTCGACCAAGGCGAGTCCGCCGAGGTCATCGAAGAGGATCTGGTCGCGCGCTACGGCGAGCGGATCCGCGCCATCCCCAAGGGGCACGATCCGCGCGCGGCGGTGAGCTTCGCCAGCGCCGGCGCCATGCTCCTCAGTGCCATTGGCCTCTTGTGGCTCCTGCGCCGCTGGACGCGCCCGCGTATGGCGCTTGCGGCACCACGCACCGGCACGCGCGACGAGTACGATGCGCGCCTCGACGACGAGCTGCGCGAACTCGACCATCCATAGAAGAATTCTATAACCATATCGCGCGATTTCCAATTAGACGCGCGGAGGTCGCAGCCCCATCCTCGGGGGCATGTTACGAATGGGCATCTCCCTCGGCGCGCTGCTCTCGCTCGCATCGGCCTGCGGTAGCGCGTCGCACTCCACCGCGCAGGTGGAAACGCTTTCCTTCGCGTCCCAGAAGCGCAGCAGCGTGTCGTCTGTCGCGCAGTTCGTCGTGTGGAAGCCGAAGGAAGGGCAACAGCAGAACTTCGACGATGGCTACAAGCAGCACCTGCGATGGCACGCGTCCAATGGCGACACCTGGGGTTGGTACGGCTGGTATTTCACGACCGGCCCGCGCGATGGCCAGTTCATGGACGCGACCATCGGGCGCGCGTGGTCGGATTTCGACAAGCCGCTGAAGCCGGCCGAGGATGCCGCCGACAATCGGGCACACGTATACCCTTTCGGCGAGCTGCAATCGGTTTGCCGGGTCATCGCACTCGAGGACCTGAGCATCGGCCGGCCCAGCGGGCTGACGTCGAAATACGCTCGCCTGCTCACGCTCACCGTCACCGATACACCGAATGCGGTGCGGGTGCTCGCCGAGCTAAAAGCAAATTACCAAGAGGCCATCGGCATCAAAACGATGTTGGCATACCGCATCGTGGATGGTGGCAATTTGAATGACATTCTTCTCTTCATGGGATTTCCGACCGTGGAGGAATATGGAAAATCCGACCATCTGGCCGAGGACATCGAAACCATCGAGCACCAGCTGGGGCTGCAGGCCATCGGTGCGATGCGCTCGGAGTCGCTCACGTACCGCGCGGACATGAGTCTTCTTCCAAATTGAGATTCGTCTTTGGAAAAAGCACCGGCGCTGCCGCAGTAGGATTCTCGAGCGCACGCGCAATGGCCTCGGCCGTCGTCGGCAAAAAGGGAACGAGGGCGCGGCCGATGGCCTCGATGGCCGTCAGCGTGGGATGCAGAACGGCCCACGCCTCGCGCGCACTCGCGGCCGACCATGGCGCGCCATCGGAGAGATGCTTGTTCGCGGCGGCAACCAGCGTCCAAATGGCCCGAAGCGCGTCGTCCGGCGCGAGCCGTTCGCACGCGTCGTCGACGGCCTTCGGCAGTGCGCGCGCGCGCGCGGAGAGCGCATCGTCCGAGGCTCCTTCCGGGGCAATACCGCCGGGGAGGCGTCGAACCAGGCCCAGGGTGCGCGAGACGAGGTTCCCCAGGGCATCGGCCAGCTCGGATGTGTATACCGCTGTCAGCCGGTCCTCGTTCACGTCGGCATCTTGCGATGGGCCCACGTGACGAAGCAGGTAATAGCGGAGCGCATCCGCGCCATAGCGTGCCACCACCGCCTGGGGCTCGATGCCGTTTCCGGCGGATTTGCCGATCTTGCGCCCCTTCACCGTGAGGTAGCCGTGGACACAGAGATCCGTGGGAAGCGGCAAGCCCGCGGCGAGGAGCAGCGCGGGCCAAAGCACCGCGTGGAAACGGGCGATCCCCTTCCCCACGACTTGGATGCGCCGCTCGGTGCCGGTCCAGAAGCCGGAGGTCAGGTAATACGCGAGCCCGTCGAACCATACGTAAATCACTTGCTCGGGATCGCCCGGAACGCTGATTCCCCAGCCGCGCGCTCGAGCACGTGAACGCGAGACGCTCACGTCGCGCAGGCCCGCAGCCACGAACTGCGCGATTTCGCGCCCGCGCCACGGTGGGTGTATCCGCAGTTCGCCGGATGCGATGGCCTCGGAGATGCGCGCCTGGTAGCGCGACAGGCGGAAGAACCAGTTTTCCTCTTCGACCACCTCGGGGGCGCTCCCATGCTCTGCGCACACGCCGTCCACGAGCTCGGACGGCTCGTAGAACGCTTCGCAGCCTACGCAGTAGAGGCCTTGGTAGGTACGCTTCTCGAGATCTCCGGCACGCGCGCAAGCCTCCCACAACGCTTGCACCGCGTCGGCGTGGCGTGGGTCTGCGCTGGTGCGGACGAAGTCGTCGAACGATGCGCCGAGCAGCGGTTGCAAATCGCGGTAGTGCTCCGCGTGCGCGTCCACGAAGGCACGCGGCGAGAGGCCGGCGGCCTCGGCGGCGCGCACGTTCTTCAGGCTATTGTCATCGGTGCCGCTGACGAAGCGCACTTCGGCGCCGCTCGCGCGGGCGTGGCGGGCGAAGGCGTCCGCGAGGATCACCTCCAACGCGAAACCTAGGTGCGGTGCCGCGTTGACGTACGGGATGGCGGTGGAAACGAAGACGGCTTTTCGGGTCATGGTGGGAGCTCCTTTTGCGAGACAAAACGACGAAACCCAGGCGGCTCTCGCGGAGCGGCCCGGGTCTCGGTGGCGGATTCGAACGAGTTCTTGCTCGGCCTAT
It includes:
- a CDS encoding GIY-YIG nuclease family protein, giving the protein MASSWFVYIARCADSSLYVGIARDVAARMAQHDAGTGARYTRGRGPLEVLATRRCASQGNALRLEYALKALSRDRKLALAASPGELSAFARDCIRRSKLRKSS
- a CDS encoding aminotransferase class I and II → MRTVNVIRYVLPFREGGSVPALVEADDLGLYVVKLRGAAQGTKPLIAELVAGELARLAGLRVPEIVLAELDGALAASEPHREICEQLEASAGLNLALDYLPGSITFDPVVAPRPDPVTASRTVLLDAFVANVDRTPRNPNLLVWHTQLWLIDHGASLYFHHGWSPADPLDGVSDPFAEVRQHILLPWAKALDAAAAHLAAVFTDEALARIVEDIPAGWLGPEHGFSDEASHRAAYLGWLHARRANLPLLLEEATRALRV
- a CDS encoding DUF3037 domain-containing protein, with protein sequence MPCAFDYAIVRVVPRVEREEFINAGVIVFCDARDYLAAGIALDEARLLALFRAVDLDLVRQHLAAIPLVCEGKGPIGQLPLRERWHWLTAPRSTILQVSPPHTGLTDAPEEALARLMGTYC
- the alkB gene encoding DNA oxidative demethylase AlkB, with amino-acid sequence MTIGLFDDSQDGRRPREPLAEGAVLLVRFAKSMEMELAAALDAIIGAAPFRHMMTPGGFRMSVAMTNCGQAGWVTDARGYRYDPIDPETGRPWPPLPPSFLDLAARAAKEAGYGGFVPDSCLINRYEPGSRLSLHQDRNERDFSAPIVSVSLGLPATFLFGGAQRSDRPRRIRLEHGDIAVWGGPSRLAFHGVAQLEDGHHPIFGGRRINLTFRKAL
- a CDS encoding cytochrome c-type biogenesis protein CcmH, with translation MPRLFATLFGLCFTFIVVTAFAQHGEAMLEGRLLAPCCWTQTLDIHESPLATELRTEIHGRLDQGESAEVIEEDLVARYGERIRAIPKGHDPRAAVSFASAGAMLLSAIGLLWLLRRWTRPRMALAAPRTGTRDEYDARLDDELRELDHP
- a CDS encoding methionine--tRNA ligase, which produces MTRKAVFVSTAIPYVNAAPHLGFALEVILADAFARHARASGAEVRFVSGTDDNSLKNVRAAEAAGLSPRAFVDAHAEHYRDLQPLLGASFDDFVRTSADPRHADAVQALWEACARAGDLEKRTYQGLYCVGCEAFYEPSELVDGVCAEHGSAPEVVEEENWFFRLSRYQARISEAIASGELRIHPPWRGREIAQFVAAGLRDVSVSRSRARARGWGISVPGDPEQVIYVWFDGLAYYLTSGFWTGTERRIQVVGKGIARFHAVLWPALLLAAGLPLPTDLCVHGYLTVKGRKIGKSAGNGIEPQAVVARYGADALRYYLLRHVGPSQDADVNEDRLTAVYTSELADALGNLVSRTLGLVRRLPGGIAPEGASDDALSARARALPKAVDDACERLAPDDALRAIWTLVAAANKHLSDGAPWSAASAREAWAVLHPTLTAIEAIGRALVPFLPTTAEAIARALENPTAAAPVLFPKTNLNLEEDSCPRGT